The window GCAAGCTTTAGAGGGCAGCTCTAGACCGGCACCATGTTTTAGACTTGGAGGGCTGATGTGACAATTTCAACTATCTTGATATTCAGAAAAGGGTTTAGGgttggccacatgtcaaattttacatttggattaaaaaatatgACCTCCCATATGTTGGAAGATTCAATTGTATTTTCAGCTGTCCATTTTAAAAAAAGCATTGTCAAAGATTTAATTTTCCACTCAGACAATTCTATTTTGACTAAGAATTTATATGTGAGGCATAGGACCTAGAGCTCTACTTGTCCACAAAAATTCATCTCTATTCAATGGGCCACATTGTAGATATTGGTGGCAGCCTAAATATATCACTAGACTACTAAAACTTCTCGCAAGATTTATAGACAtgcatgaagaaaaaaatttcatctctTTTTAATCTTCTCATATTAATTTCTACTCCCAATATTTCAACTGAATGCCAAAGCCAAATCAAATGGTTATTGGCAGCCTTGATTTCTCAATAAATTTTTGTCTACTTAAAATAGAAATGCACCTCTCTCTAATACACCTCTTTACTTTGAAAATTCAAACTCACTTATTTAGCTTTACAAAAACTAACTAAATCTTTGAGTATACTCGTTAACAAGCTTTGCAAATGACGAGGTCTTGATCTCTAGCAATTTTGCTGGGGAATCATATTCCAATACAAGGCCTGTTTAAGACAAGAAAACATGTCAATTTTGATTAGACAAGTACTAAAAAAGGATGAAAAGACATATTAAGACATATTACCAAACTCAACTTAACTCATATGATTTGGGTATATTAATCAATAACTACTAACCATTATCGAGGAGGAGGACCAGATCGATATCAAGAATTGATGTTATCCTATGTGCAATTGTGATGATAGTAGATCCTGAGAATTCTTGATTGAGCGTTTGTTGAATTAGATAGTCAGTCATAGTATCCACAGATGCAGTAGCTTCATCAAGTACTAACACTTTGTTTTTCTTGAGTAATGCCCGCCCTAAACAGACTAATTGCCTTTGACCCATGCTCCAATTCTCTCCATTCTCAGTCACTGTGACAGCCATCATATGAAAATAGATTAGCCATTAAGGAtcttattttcattaatttttctCCCCATATTTCTTGTCAGAAAAGGGGTTGGGGGCAAGGACGTTAGATTATTCACTAAAAGTTTGATATATCATAAAATAATGCCTTGATTCATGGATAAATTGATGTTGAGAAACTTTGATATAGGGcgaatatgagaaaaccaacctATAGAATaaagcttcccttccttctttttaACTTCATCACCAAACTGACATTTGTTTAAAACCTGAATCAACAAAAGTTCCATGTCAACTTACCACTTTGCTCGATTATTCAATATGACATAAAATTGATGGTTAAAGATGAgtgaaacaaaagataaaatgaaCATGCAAGGGGTGCCAAGTTGAAATGAAAAACAAAGCAGTAAAAACATTGCACTTCCTAGGTTGTAACTATGAGAATTGCTTAGGCTAAACTTTGCCCAAAGATGATCCATTGCATCTAATGAAACGATTTCAATACCTCAGCAAAAagtatttttaaaattaaaaaaaaaaaaaaaaaagaccacaGGAATGGAGTTCATAGAGATACATTTAACCAACCAAATATGACGCATTTGTTTGGTATACGAATCACCAGTAAGCAGAAGATATGTCCATCCTATCTTTGTCACAAATTAGATATTAttcatcaaatgaaaaaaaaataaaaaataaagcccACCTCCCATATTTGTTCATCAGTGTACTCTTCAAGCGGATCAAGATTGCTTCTAAGAGTCCCCTCAAACATTGTGGGGTCCTGCGGAATGATGCTCAATCTTGATCGTAAGTCGTGAAGGCCAGTCTTAGAGATATTGATACCATCTATCAAAATTTGTCCGACTTCAGGTTCAAGCATACGGAAGAGAGTCTGTACGAGAGTTGATTTACCACTTCCCGTTCGTCCAACTATGCCAATCTTCCTCCCTCCAGGGAAAGTGCATGTGAGACCTCGCAAGACAAGAGGAAGGTGTGGGGCATACCGGACCTACATACATTTTAAATTATCAAATCATGAAGCTTTGTAGAATTccaaagaataagaagaactaTCTAGTAACATTAGATTTCAAAAAAAGTGTATTCcataaaatgagaaaataagTAGGGAGATAAAGACTTGAGGAATCTATATTGGACATTACTTGCAGATCAACAATATCAACTTTCCCTTGAGATGGCCATTCATGACTTGGCCTATTTTCTTCTATCAACAGAGGAGGTTCACTAGGGATGTTGGTATATTGTAGTATTCTCCCAATAGATATGATTTTATTCTCAATCATGGTAAGATCCCATATGACTCCATACATACTGAAACCAAGCCCATATGTGACTGCTAAACCCGCAACACCTtcaatagagagaagaaaataaaataaattcaaaatcatGCTATGGTTGCCCAAAAGTATAGTTTTATTAGATTTCTAGTTTAACTTTTACCAGGACTAAGTACTCCCTTTGGCACTGAgatcaagaaaaccaaaaagacGGCATATGTGATAGATGCCAGCATATCCATGCGGAAGCATAACCACTCCATTGCACCAGAGAAATGAAATTTGGGTCGGGAATACACATCCACCAGGCTGAGGTTTGTGTCTATAAACCTCTCTTCTTGACCAAAGCACCTGATTGTGGTTGAACCTAAAATGGATTCAGCAAAATGTTGTATAATTGGAGCCTGGCATACTCCACATAGTCGTGTTAGTTCTCGTGCTGCAGATATGTAGTATTGCTACAAGACAATtttcataaaagaaagaaaattagatACAATGTAAAAAATGTATAATAAATGTATAGTTAGTGATAAAATGATATAggtcgtctttttttttttattagggaTTTCTTAACGTGAGTGGCTTACATTTAGATGTTTGAAGTGATACCATCATCATGGAAGAAACTATAGGAGAATatatagttttattttatttacttcaATTGTCCTCTTTTGAATGGTTACTATTTTCTATTCATTAGTTGTTGattgaattatatatatatcacgTAATGTTGACCATATTCCAAATTTTGTATTTACTAATTGCATGTGTCCAAATATCTACCACATGGCAATTCCATTGGGATTGAAAATTGTTGATGTGGATTTTTCAAATAACCATTTATCCATCTATCAAATTTGAGCCCTAAATTGTTAAGAATTCAGCTTTCGCAATTTTGTGTAACTTAAGTTCAGCCATTGAAGATATAGGGGTTAAAGTTCAAACATATTATGTCCTACAACAGAGGTTTGGTCTGAAACTTGATGCATGACTAAACCAAATGAGGGATAACAATCCAATGCTCGGTTTGACTAAAGCAACGACCCTCCGTATGATCTGAAATTATTAAACTATCAAGACAAGGCTTTTACAATGGATATTTTCCTTTAATccttaatatttatttattgaaaattatttattacCTTAATACTTACAAATTTAAAATAGTTTaccaatttattattttaaaattatctGGAATTTTTTTATCACTCCCCTATACTTGGCCGATCGTGACCTGCCCTAGTCAAAACTTTTTTCTGATTCCCCCGCTCGAAAACTAAATTTTCACCTCTCTTTATCCTCTTGTAATTCAAAATATCCAAATTACCTCTTACAATGGCCCCCTCCGACAACCCCCTCCTAGCTGAGGGAAATTAAGTAGGAAAACTGTTGAAGTTTTTACAGTAGCACACGTCGCTACTCTCTCCATCCGATTCCAGTACATCTGTGGAAGGAGGGAATAGAGATAGAGCCACAGCCCACAGAGGGGATGAGGATTGGCCATATGGGTTCTGCAAGACTCCGGCACCTCACATGGGATCACCACCAAATGAGGGCCTAGTTAAAAAGAAACACCCAAGCATGCTGCAGTCACCACCTTCTCTGATCGGTGTTGTGAATAGCTGCAAAAATACTCAAAGAGGGAGGTTGCAAGAACACCCAATCTCTATTTGGAGTGACTGGGGAGTAACCCGCATCATCATCTATGAAATGGCCTCTTTGCAGCAACTTTCTACATTCCTCATACAGAGGCAGAGTGATCTGAAGCCCACCATGGTGGTTCGGAGAATATTcactccacacacacacacacacacacacacacacacacagaaggTAAAGAAGTAAAAGACCAAGATAAGATTAAAAAATCAGGTCTATGGATCCAACTTCATGACATTCTACCAGAACTTGTCAAAGCTGCAAGAGTGAAGATCAGATTCCAGAAAAAATTGCCATGTGTTTGTTGAAACGAGAATTATGGATGAAAAATATCAAATTCCAGAAAAATGCCGATCCTAaatgatgaggcataaaacaccccacctatcagagtctgccacgtggccgacccgacctcagtccgagaaccgagttgggccgagcaggaaattgggccgaccccatatccgatatgtcacctgacaaagcctggcttgagcgagctggccggtggctgaggccgagatcATAAGGGTCAGCCAtggactcctagccgacctcatggccgagaccgaCCTCCTCCCTagccgacctccattgccgaccccacgggccgacctcgtataCCGAGCCCTACTCCATGGAGGCactcatagcaccccaccggggatctccgggccacgtcagcatatcccgagaatcacgggataaggaccgaaccacgatcccagcgcaacacggaatcatactctacatggactcttaccttaataagagtccgaccccgaaaataactctccactccgctctacgcgagagaaccttccgaaagaaggactcctaccatactaggactctccccgccgtctcatctcctccatactctataaatacccaggtatggagctctgttcgacatcttgctttttactacgcagttacgctgtcgcgttgaagacctgacttgagcatcggagagtcctaggccggagccacaccggccctcttgcgctcattgcttggtttttgcaggttcatccacgggcgaaccaagtaccggaggttttcacacgcaacactaAAGTAGTATCCTAGTGGAACCGATGGAGAAGGTGGTGCATAGGGTATGGGAGGGTGTTGCGGGCTTTGAGTAAATATAGGCCaagtattttcttttaattaattatttagcTACTACAAAATTGagaaattatttattaatttattatttgttaacgttgttaattattatattatttttaatatgggCTCCAAATGACAGAGCTACCAATAGAGCAAAAGAAACCATTTATATGTTTATCCAAACATATCTATAATATTTTATGTATATAAAAAGCCATCCTTTGGTACACTTTTCATTTTGATAACAttcttcaaaaataatttgagcAAACAAAAtactacaaatttttttttatcaatttgtAATTGGGAAAATGGATTgcttgcatatatatatatatatggattgcttgcatatataaataaatatatatatatatatatatatatatatatatatatatatatatatatatatatatatatatatatatatatatatatatatatatatatatatatataagaagaaTATTAAAGTTTAAATCATCACTTTCACACCCAAACACATATGCATCCAAAACACTAAATCAATTTTGGTGTGAACAAAACAAATTCAGtatttaaagaaataaataatcaTAAGGAAAATATGGCTGAGCTTGAATTAATTTTAATCATGAGAAGTGAAAGTGGCTATAGAATTACCTGGTACCAGATGCATATCACACTCATTGGAATAAAAAGTATTAACATTTGCCATGCAACCTGTGACATTATTATAGTAGTTCCCAAAAATGCTATGAGTGACATAAGAAATTCTTCAATTTGATTTGGAATAGAGGTATCAAGTGCACTTTGATCCATGGATGCCTGCATACAAAAAATAGAGtttattcaaatttgatttcGATCTCGAGCAGGAGTAACTAATGATATTTACTAACCCGATTTAGAATCCTTCCACTCAGAGTAGAATCAAAAAATGACATAGGAGCACGGAAAATGCATAAAtgcattttattaaaaaacaaagtgGACGTCTTGTATCCAACAGTTGCAATAAGCATGGACCTTATAAGAACACAAAGAGAGCTTCCAAGAGTCAAAGCAACATAAACAAAGATAAGGGTGGTTCCTTTAACATAAGGTATCGCATCTGCTGAAACGGGAGTAGCCAACACCATCCAATAACTACTAAATATTAgaagaaactgaaaaagaatTTGTGCCAGCAATATGAAGGGTACAAAAGCCCCTTTATATGCAGCGGTAACATACTTCCAATATACTGAAAAACCTACTCCacccctttctctcttttcttcttggacaAGTTGTCCTTCTGATTGAACCAGTTTTTCTGTGTTGTAGCTTTTGGGTTCCCTTTCCTCATCATCTTGAATAGGCTTCTTGTGACACAAAATattatcatcttcttcaccaATAATTAAACTACCCAAAGCAGTACGACGCTCGATAGAATTAATAACTGACAAACCTTTCTTATGTGAACCCACTAATTCCATAAAATCAGTTCCTAAACTATAAATTTCCTCATACTTTCCTACTTGAgtaatctttccatctctcatAACCTGCCAAACAAGAAAAGTAAATGAttaatatcaaactaaaataacttAATGGAAACCGGAAAGAAAGATGACATATTCTCACCAGGATAAGATCAGCACAAGGTAAAAACTCTATTTGATGGGTAACATAAATTATTGTTTTTGAACCCGAAATTCCTAGTAAACATTCCTGTCACAAAAATTCAGATGTTCACATTTAGGCATTCAAAAATAATATCCAAGTACCTAAAAAAAGCCAAATAATTATATGTAAAACTTCATTTTATAACGATAACACCAACCTACAGGTTTTATGCAAGAACATTCATTGCTCAATATCATGTGTCTATATGTCTGTTTCTTCAAAAAACCATAATTTCATTCTTCTTAGATCAATTTTTAGATCAAATTAAGATTTTGCTATATGAAATTGTGACGTGAGCCGTGAGATGTATAGCTTAAGTCAATTTCATCAAGGAAATTTTTGAAAGTATAGATTAAAGAGAAACTACCTTAACTAGATGACTTCCTGTGTGAGCATCTACAGCACTGAAAGGATCATCAAGAAGATAAATATCAGCATCATGGTACAAAGCACGTGCAATCTGGATTCTTTGCTTTTGTCCACCACTTAGGTTAAtccccctttcccctataataGTCTGGTCCCCAAAGGCAAACAATTCCAAGTCCTTCTCCAATGAGCAAGCTTCGAGGATCTTCTTGTACCTTTCCTTGTCCATCTCCTTACCAAACAATATATTATCTACTATCTTGCCACTCTGTATCCAAGGTGATTGTGCGACATAGGCCATTGTCCCATTCAACTTAATGGCTCCTGATACCtttggcacttctcccaatatGCATGAAAGTAGGCTTGATTTGCCTGATCCAACAAAACCACAAACAGCCACTCTCATACCATGGTGCACCCAAAAATTAAGATCTCTTAATGTGAGATTAGGGGAATGAAGGTCCCAAGAGAAATTCCCCTTGACTATCTCTATTGCAACCTTGACACTATCTCTCGGAAGCTTTTGTACTATACTTGGATTAAGATCATCGAGGCAGAGGAATAATGATATTCTATTGAGGGAAACTTTAGTCTGAACTACCATAGAGATTAGGTCTAGGAGATTATAAATGGTcccttgaaatatttcaaatgTAGCAAGTGCAGATAGAATCTTTCCGGACTCTAGTGGAATTCCTTTAAGCacacaaaacccaaaagtaaccATGGATACAAACATGGGAGCAGACAAGTAGACAAAGACA is drawn from Telopea speciosissima isolate NSW1024214 ecotype Mountain lineage chromosome 1, Tspe_v1, whole genome shotgun sequence and contains these coding sequences:
- the LOC122642961 gene encoding ABC transporter C family member 3-like isoform X5; this translates as MLLSLSISWACKRRTLPTLENLKPTLKNTYFLYYWSSLISCIGLSMFDLLLCLLNFLSGYRHGWSNLKYFAQLDFAFRTLTWFVISSYLHIQFSHSSERRFPILLRIWWAFYFLISCSYLVIHLGLYWKHSSLPFLLWVSDGVSVIAGLLFCYVGIYGKGREDEDLHLVEPLLKISSSRSNGDNDKESSVSGDSVTPYANANLLSIFTFAWIGPLLVLGYNKTLDLEDVPQLDNNESANVVFAHFRNKLEYDGNGSGNDSQVSTLRLVKALILSTWKEILWTALLSIICTLASYVGPYLIDAFVQYLNSHHQTKYKGYVLVFIFFLSKLIRCISERHLFFQLRIMSIRVRASLFAIIYKKGLRLSSQSKQGHTSGENTNLMSVDVERTGLFSWYLHDIWRVPLKVVLALLILYKSIGLASVVAFVSTIILLFANVPLGKLQEKFQGELMDSKDRRMKVTSEALRNMRIIKLQGWDMKFLAQIIELRKFETRKLKKLLYSSAMFVFVYLSAPMFVSMVTFGFCVLKGIPLESGKILSALATFEIFQGTIYNLLDLISMVVQTKVSLNRISLFLCLDDLNPSIVQKLPRDSVKVAIEIVKGNFSWDLHSPNLTLRDLNFWVHHGMRVAVCGFVGSGKSSLLSCILGEVPKVSGAIKLNGTMAYVAQSPWIQSGKIVDNILFGKEMDKERYKKILEACSLEKDLELFAFGDQTIIGERGINLSGGQKQRIQIARALYHDADIYLLDDPFSAVDAHTGSHLVKECLLGISGSKTIIYVTHQIEFLPCADLILVMRDGKITQVGKYEEIYSLGTDFMELVGSHKKGLSVINSIERRTALGSLIIGEEDDNILCHKKPIQDDEEREPKSYNTEKLVQSEGQLVQEEKRERGGVGFSVYWKYVTAAYKGAFVPFILLAQILFQFLLIFSSYWMVLATPVSADAIPYVKGTTLIFVYVALTLGSSLCVLIRSMLIATVGYKTSTLFFNKMHLCIFRAPMSFFDSTLSGRILNRASMDQSALDTSIPNQIEEFLMSLIAFLGTTIIMSQVAWQMLILFIPMSVICIWYQQYYISAARELTRLCGVCQAPIIQHFAESILGSTTIRCFGQEERFIDTNLSLVDVYSRPKFHFSGAMEWLCFRMDMLASITYAVFLVFLISVPKGVLSPGVAGLAVTYGLGFSMYGVIWDLTMIENKIISIGRILQYTNIPSEPPLLIEENRPSHEWPSQGKVDIVDLQVRYAPHLPLVLRGLTCTFPGGRKIGIVGRTGSGKSTLVQTLFRMLEPEVGQILIDGINISKTGLHDLRSRLSIIPQDPTMFEGTLRSNLDPLEEYTDEQIWEVLNKCQFGDEVKKKEGKLYSIVTENGENWSMGQRQLVCLGRALLKKNKVLVLDEATASVDTMTDYLIQQTLNQEFSGSTIITIAHRITSILDIDLVLLLDNGLVLEYDSPAKLLEIKTSSFAKLVNEYTQRFS